The Streptomyces sp. NBC_00659 genomic interval TGCTGGCCCCGGGTGCGGTCCGGCGGACGGTGCAGCTGCCGCGCGGGCGCTGGTACGACACGGTCACCGAGGAGGCGTACGAGGGACCCCAGCAGGTGGTGGTCGACGCCCCCTTGTCGCGGATTCCGGTGCTCGCGCGGGCCGGTGCCGTCCTGCCCGTACGCGGTGCCGACGGCGGTCTGGAGCTGGAGGCGTGGGCGCCCCCGCGGGGAAGCGGCGGAAGCGGTCTGCTCGTGCCGGACTCGGGCGACGGGTGGGAGGAACCGGAGGCCCAGCGCCATGTGTCCAGCTGGCAGGAGGACGAGGTGGTGGTGCGACGGGCCGACGGCGCGGGAGGCCTGGGCGAGCCGGCGTACCCCGTACGGGTGCGGGGACTCGGGGGACCCCGTCCCTGACCCTCAGATGTACCGCCCCTCGAACCAGGCACGGGCCGCCAGGGTGTGGAGCGGGAAGGCGAGTTCGGCGGGCCGGCGCAGCAGATGCCAGCCTTCCGTCTCGTCGGTGGCGGCGGACCGCGGAAGTTCGGCGGCGGGGCGTTCCGGGAGGAGCCCGAAAAGCAGCAGATGGCCCGCCGGAGAGCTCATCGCGTCGGCGAGCCGCACTTCCCTGCTCGCCGCGTCGATGCCCGTCTCCTCCTTGAGCTCGCGCACGACGGCCTGCCGCCAGTCCTCCCGGTGGTCGATGAAGCCTCCGGGCAGGGCCACGCCCCCGCGCGCGGGGGCGATGGTCCGGGTGATGACGACCAGGGCGGCACCCCGGTCGTCGTAGACGGGCTGCAGGGCCACCGCGACCGGCAGCGGATTGCGGTAGGCGACCGTGCCGCAGGCGGCGCAGGTGCGGGGCCAGCCGGAGATGCCCTCTCCGTAGGGGGCGCCACAGCTCGAGCAGTGCGAATCGGGCGCGAAGTCGGCAGGCGGGTGCGGGGTTTCGGACACGCCGCGGACTGTAGTCCATCACCGAACCGACGTCTTCGGGTCGGACCCGACGAGGCGCCTGAGGCGGAACGGCTCGGGCGGGGCGGACGAGGCGGCCGAAGGCACATCCCGCGCCGCGGTCCGCCGCGGCTGGTGCTCCGGCGTCCGCGGGCACCCGTCGGTCCGTGCGGACGCCCTGCCCAATCGCCTCCCCTCGTGGCACACTTCTGACGTTCCGTCAGATCGAGTGTCCTGGAGGGACCGTGTCGCGCACACGCACACCCGTCGTCACCGGGTGGTTCACCGGGGAAGGAAACGGCTTCCGCCTGCTCGGCACACGGTGCTCGGTGTGTGCCTCGGTGTTCTTCCCCCGTGAGGACGCCTTCTGCCGCAATCCAGGGTGCACGGGCGGCGAGCTGGCGGAGGTGCCCCTGTCCCCCCGAGGACGCGTCTGGTCCTACACGGACAGCCGGTACCGGCCTCCGTCACCGTATGTCACCGATCCGGAACTCGAATGGGAGCCCTACGCGTTGATCGCCGTGGAACTGGAATCCGAGCGCCTCGTGGTGCTCGGCCAGGCGGTTCCCGGGATCACCGTCGCCGATCTGACGGTGGGCATGGAGGTGGAGGTCGTCCCCGGTGTCCTGCACGAGGACGAGGAGACGACCTGGACGACGTGGCACTGGCGGCCTGCAGAGGTGACGGCATGAACGACTCGGGGCGGACAGAGGTGACGGCGTGACCGGTGATGTGGCGGTGCTGGGTGTGGGGATGCACCCGTGGGGCAAGTGGGGGCGCCGTTTCGTCGAGTACGGAGTCGCCGCGGCGCACGCGGCACTGGCCGACGCGGGGATCGGCTGGCGGGACGTCGACTCGGTCGTGGGCGCGGCCACCGTGCGCGGAGGGTATCCGGGGTATGTGGCGGGGGCGACGTTCGCGAAGGCCCTGGGGTGGCAGGGAGCACGCGTGGCGAGTGTGTACGCGGCCTGCGCCTCCGGGGCGCAGGCGCTCGGCACAGCACGCGCCCAGATACTCTCCGGCCTCGCCGAGGTGGTCCTCGTGGTGGGCGCGGACGCGGCACCCAAGGGGTTCTTCCGCCCCGCCGGCGGGGACCGGCCGGACGATCCGGACTGGCTGCGCTTCCGTGTCCTCGGGGCGACGAATCCGACGTACTTCGGGCTGTACGCGCGACGCCGGATGGCTCTGTACGGCGACACCCCGGAGGATTTCGCCCAGGTGAAGGTGAAGAACGCGGCCCTGGGCGCGCTCAACCCCAACGCCCGCTACCGCAAGCCGGTCACGGCCGAGGAGGTCGCCGCGTCGGCCGTGGTCGCCGATCCACTGCGGCTGCTCGACATCTGCGCGACCTCGGACGGCGGCGCCGCCGTGGTGCTGGCCGGCATGGAGTTCGCACACCGGCACGGGATCGCCGACCCGGTCCGGATCCGCGCGGTGTCGACCGTGTCGCCGCACTACCCGAACACCGTGCTGGATCTGCCGGACATCGCCACGGACTCGGCGGCCACCGTCGAGCCCGCGGCCGGAACCTTCCGGGCGTCCATCGCCCGAGCGGCTTACGAGGAGGCGGGTATCGGCCCCGAGGATCTCTCGTTCGCGGAGGTCTACGACCTGTCGACCGCGCTGGAACTGCAGTGGTACGAAGACCTCGGGCTCTGCGGGGAGGGCGAGGCCGCCAAACTCCTACGGGAAGGCGCCACGGCACTCGGCGGACGCATACCGGTGAACGTCAGCGGCGGACTCGCCTCCTTCGGAGAGGCCGTTCCGGCGCAGGCCATCGCCCAGGTGTGCGAGCTGACCTGGCAGTTGCGCGACGGTGCGGGTGACCGGCAGGTCGCCGGGGCACGGGTGGGGATCACCGCGAACCAGGGGCTGTTCGGCCACGGCTCTTCGGTCGTGGCGGTTCGGTAGCCACGCGGCGGTCCTCATCGGACCGGGGGGATCCGAAGGCCACGGGAGACGCGGCCGGCCCTCGGTCGGCTGCTTCCTGGGACGCCCCGAGCGCCTTGTCCGACACGGGCCGCACCGGGCGCGCGTCACTCCGGGGGAGTCGATGCGCGCGGCGCGCCCGGAGCCTCCTCCACACCTACTGTGACGACCCCGGAATCCTGCGTGAACACCTCGTGAATCGCCCACCGGCGTACGCCGTCGGCGGGACCATGCTGCTGTGCCCTCCTGGACGGATATGGTCCGTTTCGCCTTCCAACCGGTCGTCAATCTGACGACCGGAGGGGTCGCGGCGCTGGAGACGCTCGCCCGTCCGGAGTCCGGCGACATCCTGGCGCGAGCCCGCCGCGAGCCCGAACTGGACGGCCGGCTTGCCGCGTTGGCCATCCGGGCCGCCGCCCGCAGGGAGTCACTGCTCCCCCTGCACGTCAACGTGTTCGCCGGAACACTGGCCGACCTCGGCCGGCTCTCCGCGCTGCGCAACGAGGTACGGCAGGCCGGGCGGCTTCCCTGGGAGATCACCGTCGACATCGTCCCGCCGTACACGCACGTGCCGCAGCACGCCCTGCTGGAGGCGGTGGCCACCGTGCGCAGCGAGGGCTTCCGGATCTGCGCGGACGGGATCGGCGACGGCGACGTACCGCTGCGCCTGCTCACGGATCTCGCCCCGGAGCTGATGAAGCTCGACGTGTCCCTGCTGTCGCGGCCCGCGGCGGTCCGGGCGATGCGGACACTGTGCGAACAGCTCGGCGCGCTGCTGTCCGTCGAAGGCGTAGAGACGGAACTGCAGTGCGCCGCGGCGGTGTCGGCGGGCGCGCAGCTCGCGCAGGGCGATCTGTTCGCCCCGCCCGCCCGGCTGCCCTCGGCGGACGTATACGTTCCGGCGCTGTCGCCCGCCGTCCGCGGCGTACCCCGGTCCGGGCCGTCCGTGGGGCAGTTCGTCCGCCCGGCCGCGCTGCTGCCGGCCACCGCGTCGGCCGGAGAGGTCAGAGCCCTGCTCACCGGGTCGCCCGACGTGTCCGGTGTGCTGCTCGTGGATCCGTCCGGGATACCGGTCCGCTCGGTGCACCGGTCACGCTTCCTGCTGTCGATGTCCGGGCGCTACGGGCACGCCCTGTACGCCGACCGGCCCGCCGCCAAACTGGGTGACGCGCCACGTACGGTCGGCGTCGACGCCACGGCCTGGGAAGTGCTCGACGTCGTCGCGGACGGGGACCGGGACCGTACCTCCGACGATGTCGCGGTCGTCGACCGCTACGGGCGGTGCGTGGGCGTCGTACGCCTCGCGGACCTCGTACGGGCGCTGTCGGAGAGCCGGGTCGAGGAGGCGGCGGGGCTCAACCCGCTGACCCGGCTGCCCGGTTCGGACACGATCACCGGGGAGGTGGACCGGCGGATCGCGGACGGCCGGATGTTCGCACTGAGCTGGCTGGACATCGACCATTTCAAGCAGGTCAACGACGGAGCGGGGTTCGCGGCCGGCGACGAGCTGATCCGGGCGGTGGGCCGGATGCTCCAGCACTCGGCGTCCGAGGCGACGCTGGTCGGCCACATCGGCGGCGACGACTTCCTGGTCCTCGCCGACCCCGACACCCTCGACCCGCTGGCCGCGTCGGTGCTCGACACACCCTGGTCCGCGGGCGGCCGCGCGGTCACGCTGTCGCTGGCCACGGTTCTGTGCGCGCCCGGCAGCGTGATCGACCACCGGCAGGCGGCCACCTCTCTGGCCCCCCTCAAGCAGGCCGCCAAGGCTCTGGACGGGGCGAGCTGGGTGCTGGGGCGGGCGGGGTTGCCCGGGCATGAGATCCGGCGCGGCACCGGGACCGGTCCGACGGAGTCGTACGGTCAGACGCTGACCGGCTGAACCGAACGAGCACCTCGCCCTCCCCGACCGGGCGAACATCCGATCACCTGACGGACCGACTGCCCGATCACTCGACCGCCTGATCATCCGGCACCGCCTGACGAGCGATCACATGACCATCCGACAGTCTGGGCATCTGGCCGTCTGGCCGTCTGGCCGTCTGGCCGGAAATGGTCCACTCGTACGGCGCCGACGCCCTCCGCGGGACGTCCATTTCGCGCCTCCAACCGGTGCGGTCCACAACCTTGACGCCCCCTGGGCGCCGGTGAACACTTCCGGGTGTCGTCGGCATCGCCGCAATCGGGCGCCCTCAGGCACCGCATCGCTCGGGTTCCGGCCCGAGCCCAGGGCCGTTCCCCACAGGCGATTCCACAGCAAATGCACGCTCGTCACGGACGCCGGGCGGGGCGCGGGAACTCCCTGCCTTCGGCTGAAGCAGCCATGGGAACGCACTCTGCACGGTGGCCCGGAGCGAATCGTTCCGGGCGAGAGTCCAGGAGCCGCCATGAGCAACGGAGACATCTTTGTCGGCGAGTTGATCGGCACAGCGATTCTGATTCTCTTCGGCGCGGGTGTGTGCGCCGCCGTCACCCTGAACAGATCGAAGGCCCAGGGAGCGGGCTGGATCGTCATCACCTTCGGCTGGGGCTTCGGCGTCCTGGCCGGTGCCTACACCTCGGCGCCGCTGTCGGGAGGGCAGATCAACCCGGCGGTCACCATCGGGTTCGCGATCGAGGGTTCCACGAAGTGGTCGGACGTGCCCTTCTACATCCTCGGCCAGTTCGCCGGCGCCGTCATCGGCGCGGTCCTGTGCTGGCTGCTCTACCTCGGCCAGTTCAACCTCAACGCCGAGGACGACAAGGCCATCGAGACGCTGGGAATCTTCTCGACGCGTCCCGAGATCGACAATCCGGTACAGAACCTGATCACCGAGATCATCGCCACCGCCGCCCTGATGCTTCCCATCCTCGGACTCGTCGGCGGCGGCAAGCATGTCGCCGGCATCGGCGCCGCGGGTCTGCCGGTCCTGCTCATCTCCTTCCTCGTCGTCGGCATCGGTCTCTCGTTGGGCGGCCCCACCGGGTACGCCATCAACCCGGCCCGCGACCTGGGACCGCGCCTCGCCCACACGCTGCTGCCGATCCCCAACAAGGGCACTTCGGAGTGGAGATATTCCTGGATCCCGGTGGTCGGCCCGATCGCGGGTGCCGCCGTCGGCGCCGGGATCTACAACGTGGCCTTCTGACGTAACGCCACCACCCGAAGTGCGGCCTCCTGACGAGACAGCAGCCTCCTGACGAAGAACACGTAAGGGGACGACATGACGGACACATCCGAGAAGTACGTCGCCGCGATCGACCAGGGCACCACCTCCAGCCGCTGCATCATCTTCGACCACGGCGGCGCGATCGTCGCCGTCGACCAGCGCGAACACCGCCAGATCTTCCCCAAACCGGGCTGGGTGGAGCACGACGCCACCGAGATCTGGTCCAAGGTGCAGGCCGTGGTCGCCGGAGCGCTCGCCAAGGCCGGACTGCGCCCCGGCCGGCTCAGCGCGCTCGGCATCACCAACCAGCGCGAGACGACGGTTCTGTGGGACCGGACCACGGGCAAGCCCGTCCACAACGCCATCGTCTGGCAGGACACCCGCACGTCGGCGCTGTGCAACGAACTGGGCGGCCCGGACGGCCAGGACCGCTTCCGCGAGCAGACCGGACTCCCGCTGGCGAGCTACTTCTCCGGGCCCAAGGCGGCCTGGCTGCTCGACAACGTCCCGGGCCTGCGCGCCCGCGCCGAGCACGGTGAGATCGCCTTCGGCACCATCGACTCGTGGCTCATCTGGAACCTCACCGGCGGCACCGACGGCGGGCGGCACGTCACGGACGTGACCAACGCCGGGCGCACCATGCTGATGAACCTGGACACCCTCCAGTGGGACCCGTCCATCCTCTCCGCGATGAACATCCCGGAGGCGGTGCTTCCCGAGATCAGGTCCTCCGCAGAGGTGTACGGGACCGCCGTGGGCCAACTCGGCGGTGTGCCGGTCGCGTCGGCGCTGGGCGACCAGCAGGCGGCGGTCTTCGGCCAGGCCTGCTACGACGTCGGCACGGCCAAGAACACCTACGGCACGGGCAGCTTCCTGCTGTTGAACACCGGCAACAGGCCCGTTCCGTCGAAGAACGGACTGCTGACCACCATGGGGTACAAGATCGGCACCGAGGCCCCGGTCTACTGCCTCGAAGGGTCGATCGCGATCACGGGCGCCCTGGTCCAGTGGTTCCGGGACCAGTTGGGCATCATCCGTTCCGCCGACGAGATCGAGACACTGGCGGCGAGCGTCGAGGACAACGGCGGCGCGTACATCGTGCCTGCCTTCTCGGGCCTGTTCGCCCCCTACTGGCGCTCGGACGCGCGCGGTGTCGTCACCGGGCTCACGCGGTACGTCACGAAGGCGCACCTCGCACGGGCGGTCCTGGAGGCCACGAGCTGGCAGACGCGTGAGGTCGTGGACGCCATGTACCAGGACTCCGGGGTACGGATCACCACCCTGAAGGTGGACGGCGGCATGACCAGGAACCATCTGCTGATGCAGCATCAGGCGGATGTCCTCGGCGTGCCGGTGATCCGTCCGAAGGTCTCCGAGACGACCAGTCTGGGTGCCGCGTACGCGGCGGGGCTCGCGACCGGGGTGTGGAACGACCTCGACGAACTGAAGTCGCACTGGCAGAAGGACGTCGAATGGACGCCGTCCATGGAGGCATCGGTGCGCGACAGCGAGTACGACAACTGGCGCAAGGCGGTGGAGAAGAGCTTCGGCTGGCACGACGACACCGTCGGGTGACCCCGGCGCCCACGCGCGTGTGCGGCTCGGGTGAGGCACGCGCGCGTACATGACCGCGGCCCGTACCCCGGTCGGCGGGGGTACGGGCCGCACCCACGCGACGTGACGGCCGCGGGGCCGCGCGTGCGTCAGGTCGTGACGGCCTCACGGGCGGCGGCCGCCTGCGCCATGGCGTGCTGGACGACGCGGATGAGAACCTCCTTGACCGACTCGCGGTCCCGCGCGTCGCCCAGGACGACGGGCACATCCGGGTCGAGGTCGAGGGCCTGGCGGACGGCGTCCGCGGGGTAACGGGACGCGTCCTCGAAGCAGTTGACTCCGACCACGAAGGGAATGGAGCGTCGCTCGAAGTAGTCGACCGCGGCGAAACAGTCCTCCAGGCGGCGGGTGTCGGCCAGCACGACGGCGCCCAGGGCACCGGTGGCGAGCTCGTCCCAGAGGAACCAGAAACGGTCCTGTCCGGGGGTCCCGAACAGATAGAGCACCAGGTCCTCGCGGAGCGTGATCCGGCCGAAGTCCATGGCGACGGTCGTGGTGTGCTTGCCCTCCACACCGCTGATGTCGTCGATGGGCCGGCCCGCCTCTGTGAGGACTTCCTCGGTGCGCAGCGGCCTGATCTCGCTGACCGCGCCGACGAGGGTCGTCTTGCCCACGCCGAAGCCGCCCGCGACAAGGATCTTGAGCGTGACGGGCTCGACCGGAGGCTTGCCGCGCTCAGAACGCCCGAAGATCATCGGTCTCTTCTCCTGCTGTGTGGGGGTTGTGCGACGGTGGGCCGTAGCCCCCGCCGCCGGGGGTTTCGATGACGAGTACGTCTCCGGGGCCGACGTCCGCCGTATCGCTTCCGCCGAGTTCCGTGACGGTGCCGTCGGCGCGCTCGACCCGGTTGACGCCGAGAGCACCGGGCCCGCCGCCCGCCATGCCGTACGGCGGCACCCTGCGGTGCTGTGAGAGCGTCGAGACGGTCATCGGCTCCAGGAAACGAATACGTCGTACGGCGCCGTCGCCGCCCCTCCAGTGTCCGGGGCCGCCGCTGCCGTGTCGAATCGCGAACTCGTCGAGCCTGACGGGCAGTCGCCACTCGAGGACCTCGGGGTCGGTGAGCCGCGAGTTGGTCATATGGGTCTGCACGACGGGAGCACCGGGGAAGCCGTCGCCGGCGCCCGAGCCGGAGGCCACGGTCTCGTAGTACTGGTGGCGCTCGTTGCCGAAGGTGACGTTGTTCATGGTGCCGGAGCCCTCGGCCTGCACTCCCAGGGCCGCGTAGAGGGCGCCGGTGATCGCCTGGGACGTCTCCACGTTGCCGGCGACGACGGCGGCCGGGGGCTCGGGGGCGAGCATCGACCCCGGCGGCACCACGATGCGCAGGGGGCGCAGACAGCCGTCGTTGAGCGGGATG includes:
- a CDS encoding MIP/aquaporin family protein translates to MSNGDIFVGELIGTAILILFGAGVCAAVTLNRSKAQGAGWIVITFGWGFGVLAGAYTSAPLSGGQINPAVTIGFAIEGSTKWSDVPFYILGQFAGAVIGAVLCWLLYLGQFNLNAEDDKAIETLGIFSTRPEIDNPVQNLITEIIATAALMLPILGLVGGGKHVAGIGAAGLPVLLISFLVVGIGLSLGGPTGYAINPARDLGPRLAHTLLPIPNKGTSEWRYSWIPVVGPIAGAAVGAGIYNVAF
- a CDS encoding Zn-ribbon domain-containing OB-fold protein codes for the protein MSRTRTPVVTGWFTGEGNGFRLLGTRCSVCASVFFPREDAFCRNPGCTGGELAEVPLSPRGRVWSYTDSRYRPPSPYVTDPELEWEPYALIAVELESERLVVLGQAVPGITVADLTVGMEVEVVPGVLHEDEETTWTTWHWRPAEVTA
- a CDS encoding NUDIX domain-containing protein, whose translation is MSETPHPPADFAPDSHCSSCGAPYGEGISGWPRTCAACGTVAYRNPLPVAVALQPVYDDRGAALVVITRTIAPARGGVALPGGFIDHREDWRQAVVRELKEETGIDAASREVRLADAMSSPAGHLLLFGLLPERPAAELPRSAATDETEGWHLLRRPAELAFPLHTLAARAWFEGRYI
- a CDS encoding GGDEF domain-containing protein, which produces MPSWTDMVRFAFQPVVNLTTGGVAALETLARPESGDILARARREPELDGRLAALAIRAAARRESLLPLHVNVFAGTLADLGRLSALRNEVRQAGRLPWEITVDIVPPYTHVPQHALLEAVATVRSEGFRICADGIGDGDVPLRLLTDLAPELMKLDVSLLSRPAAVRAMRTLCEQLGALLSVEGVETELQCAAAVSAGAQLAQGDLFAPPARLPSADVYVPALSPAVRGVPRSGPSVGQFVRPAALLPATASAGEVRALLTGSPDVSGVLLVDPSGIPVRSVHRSRFLLSMSGRYGHALYADRPAAKLGDAPRTVGVDATAWEVLDVVADGDRDRTSDDVAVVDRYGRCVGVVRLADLVRALSESRVEEAAGLNPLTRLPGSDTITGEVDRRIADGRMFALSWLDIDHFKQVNDGAGFAAGDELIRAVGRMLQHSASEATLVGHIGGDDFLVLADPDTLDPLAASVLDTPWSAGGRAVTLSLATVLCAPGSVIDHRQAATSLAPLKQAAKALDGASWVLGRAGLPGHEIRRGTGTGPTESYGQTLTG
- the glpK gene encoding glycerol kinase GlpK, which gives rise to MTDTSEKYVAAIDQGTTSSRCIIFDHGGAIVAVDQREHRQIFPKPGWVEHDATEIWSKVQAVVAGALAKAGLRPGRLSALGITNQRETTVLWDRTTGKPVHNAIVWQDTRTSALCNELGGPDGQDRFREQTGLPLASYFSGPKAAWLLDNVPGLRARAEHGEIAFGTIDSWLIWNLTGGTDGGRHVTDVTNAGRTMLMNLDTLQWDPSILSAMNIPEAVLPEIRSSAEVYGTAVGQLGGVPVASALGDQQAAVFGQACYDVGTAKNTYGTGSFLLLNTGNRPVPSKNGLLTTMGYKIGTEAPVYCLEGSIAITGALVQWFRDQLGIIRSADEIETLAASVEDNGGAYIVPAFSGLFAPYWRSDARGVVTGLTRYVTKAHLARAVLEATSWQTREVVDAMYQDSGVRITTLKVDGGMTRNHLLMQHQADVLGVPVIRPKVSETTSLGAAYAAGLATGVWNDLDELKSHWQKDVEWTPSMEASVRDSEYDNWRKAVEKSFGWHDDTVG
- a CDS encoding GTP-binding protein — encoded protein: MIFGRSERGKPPVEPVTLKILVAGGFGVGKTTLVGAVSEIRPLRTEEVLTEAGRPIDDISGVEGKHTTTVAMDFGRITLREDLVLYLFGTPGQDRFWFLWDELATGALGAVVLADTRRLEDCFAAVDYFERRSIPFVVGVNCFEDASRYPADAVRQALDLDPDVPVVLGDARDRESVKEVLIRVVQHAMAQAAAAREAVTT
- a CDS encoding lipid-transfer protein, translated to MTGDVAVLGVGMHPWGKWGRRFVEYGVAAAHAALADAGIGWRDVDSVVGAATVRGGYPGYVAGATFAKALGWQGARVASVYAACASGAQALGTARAQILSGLAEVVLVVGADAAPKGFFRPAGGDRPDDPDWLRFRVLGATNPTYFGLYARRRMALYGDTPEDFAQVKVKNAALGALNPNARYRKPVTAEEVAASAVVADPLRLLDICATSDGGAAVVLAGMEFAHRHGIADPVRIRAVSTVSPHYPNTVLDLPDIATDSAATVEPAAGTFRASIARAAYEEAGIGPEDLSFAEVYDLSTALELQWYEDLGLCGEGEAAKLLREGATALGGRIPVNVSGGLASFGEAVPAQAIAQVCELTWQLRDGAGDRQVAGARVGITANQGLFGHGSSVVAVR